GCCGGACGCGGACGTGGTGGCGTTCGCGCTGCGCATCCCCTACGCGGCGACGTGGGGACACCGCGGTGCGTCGCACTCGTTCGTGTTCGCGGCGGCGGTGGCGCTGGCGGTGGCGGCGCTGGCCCGGTGGAAGGGCGAGTCCGCCACGCGCTGGGGGCTCCTGACGCTCGCGGCGGTGGCCAGCCACGGCATCCTGGACACGCTCACGGACGGCGGGCTGGGCGCGGCCCTCTTCTGGCCCTTCTCCAATGCGCGCGTCTTCGCGCCGGTCCGGCCGCTGCCGGTGGCGCCCATTGGCGCGGGCATGCTGTCCGCGCGGGGCCTGTACGTGAGCGGCGTGGAGTTCCTCGTGTTCCTGCCCGCCTGGGTCTACGCGCTGTGGCCCCGGAAGAGGGCGCGCGCGGCGGGGAGCGCGCAGGTTTCCTGAAGGAGAGCTTTCGCGATGCGCCTGTTCACCGCCGTGACG
The sequence above is drawn from the Corallococcus sp. NCRR genome and encodes:
- a CDS encoding metal-dependent hydrolase, giving the protein MASIGHVAVGMALGRHETGAGAPWRRRVAVMAFLSLLALLPDADVVAFALRIPYAATWGHRGASHSFVFAAAVALAVAALARWKGESATRWGLLTLAAVASHGILDTLTDGGLGAALFWPFSNARVFAPVRPLPVAPIGAGMLSARGLYVSGVEFLVFLPAWVYALWPRKRARAAGSAQVS